From one Papio anubis isolate 15944 chromosome 12, Panubis1.0, whole genome shotgun sequence genomic stretch:
- the ZBED5 gene encoding zinc finger BED domain-containing protein 5: MFCTTNSLPMDLLLKQGSLKQEVESFCYQIVSESNDQKVGILQSEDKQLQPSVSKKSEGELSRIKFISSSNKITFSKKPKRRKYDESYLSFGFTYFGNRDAPHAQCVLCKKILSNSSLAPSKLRRHLETKHAAYKDKDISFFKQHLDSPENNKPPTPKIVNTDNESATEASYNVSYHIALSGEAHTIGELLIKPCAKDVVMRMFDEQYSKKIDAVQLSNSTVARRIKDLAADIEEELVCRLKICDGFSLQLDESADVSGLAVLLVFVRYRFNKSIEEDLLLCESLQSNATGEEIFNCVNSFMQKHEIEWEKCVDVCSDASRAMDGKIAEAVTLIKYVAPESTSSHCLLYRHALAVKIMPTSLKNVLDQAVQIINYIKARPHQSRLLKILCEEMGAQHTALLLNTEVRWLSRGKVLVRLFELRRELLVFMDSAFRLSDCLTNSSWLLRLAYLADIFTKLNEVNLSMQGKNVTVFTVFDKMSSLLRKLEFWASSVEEENFDCFPTLSDFLTEINSTVDKDICSAIVQHLRGLRSTLLKYFPVTNDNNAWVRNPFTVTVKPVSLVARDYESLIDLTSDSQVKQNFSELSLNDFWSSLIQEYPSIARRAVRVLLPFATMHLCETGFSYYAATKTKYRKRLDAAPHMRIRLSNITPNIKRICDKKTQKHCSH; the protein is encoded by the coding sequence ATGTTTTGTACCACAAACTCATTGCCCATGGATCTGTTGCTGAAACAAGGAAGTCTTAAACAAGAAGTGGAATCTTTCTGTTATCAGATTGTGTCTGAATCAAATGATCAGAAGGTTGGGATATTACAAAGTGAAGATAAACAGCTGCAACCTTCAGTTTCTAAAAAATCAGAAGGTGAGCTTTCCAGGATCAAATTTATATCCAGTTCCAACAAAATAACATTTagtaaaaaaccaaaaagaagaaaatatgatgaaAGTTATTTGTCTTTTGGATTTACTTACTTCGGGAATAGAGATGCACCTCATGCTCAGTGTGTATTATGTAAGAAAATTTTATCGAATAGCTCTTTAGCCCCTAGTAAGCTTCGAAGACATTTGGAAACTAAACATGCTGCATATAAAGACAAAGACATAAGCTTTTTCAAGCAACATCTTGATTCACCTGAAAATAATAAACCCCCAACACCTAAAATTGTGAATACAGATAATGAAAGTGCTACAGAAGCATCATACAATGTAAGTTACCATATAGCATTGAGTGGAGAGGCTCATACTATTGGAGAATTGCTTATCAAACCTTGTGCAAAAGATGTAGTGATGCGGATGTTTGATGAACAATATAGTAAAAAGATAGATGCAGTACAGCTATCAAACAGTACTGTTGCACGTCGAATTAAGGATCTAGCTGCTGACATTGAAGAAGAGCTTGTTTGTAGACTGAAAATTTGTGATGGGTTTTCACTGCAACTAGATGAATCAGCTGATGTTTCAGGACTTGCTGTGCTGCTTGTGTTTGTTCGTTATAGGTTTAATAAGTCTATTGAGGAAGACCTACTCCTGTGTGAATCTTTGCAAAGTAATGCTACCGGTGAAGAAATATTCAACTGTGTCAACAGTTTTATGCAGAAACATGAAATTGAATGGGAAAAATGTGTTGATGTTTGTAGTGATGCTTCTAGGGCAATGGATGGGAAAATTGCCGAGGCCGTCACCTTAATAAAATATGTGGCTCCCGAAAGCACCAGTAGTCACTGCCTATTATATAGACATGCACTAGCAGTTAAAATAATGCCTACATCTCTAAAAAATGTGCTAGACCAGGCAGTACAAATCATCAATTATATTAAAGCTCGACCACATCAATCCagactattaaaaattttatgtgaGGAAATGGGTGCTCAGCACACAGCACTTCTTCTAAATACAGAGGTGAGGTGGCTTTCTCGAGGTAAAGTTCTTGTAAGACTTTTTGAACTTCGTCGTGAACTTTTGGTTTTCATGGATTCTGCTTTTCGACTATCTGATTGTTTAACAAATTCGTCTTGGCTGCTAAGACTTGCGTATCTTGCAGATATTTTTACTAAATTAAATGAAGTTAATTTGTCAATGCAAGGAAAAAATGTGACTGTTTTTACAGTATTTGATAAAATGTCGTCATTGTTAAGAAAATTGGAATTTTGGGCCTCATCTGTAGAAGAAGAAAACTTTGATTGTTTTCCCACACTCAGTGATTTTTTGACTGAAATTAATTCTACAGTTGATAAAGATATTTGCAGTGCCATTGTGCAGCACCTAAGGGGTTTGCGCTCTACTCTGTTAAAATACTTTCCTGTAACAAATGATAATAATGCTTGGGTTAGAAATCCATTTACAGTTACTGTTAAACCAGTTTCATTAGTAGCACGGGACTATGAGAGCCTGATTGATTTAACATCTGATTCTCAAGTGAAACAGAATTTCAGTGAACTTTCACTAAATGATTTTTGGAGTAGCCTAATTCAGGAATACCCAAGCATTGCAAGGCGTGCAGTGCGTGTACTTCTTCCTTTTGCTACAATGCACCTGTGTGAAACAGGGTTTTCGTATTACgcggcaacaaaaacaaaatataggaaAAGACTTGATGCTGCACCTCATATGCGAATCCGACTTAGCAACATTACACCTAATATTAAGCGGATATGtgataaaaagacacaaaaacacTGTTCTCATTAA